From the genome of Grus americana isolate bGruAme1 chromosome 9, bGruAme1.mat, whole genome shotgun sequence, one region includes:
- the WDFY1 gene encoding WD repeat and FYVE domain-containing protein 1 isoform X1 gives MAAEIHSRPQSSRPVLLSKVEGHQDVVSAALLIPKEDGVITASEDRTIRVWLKRDSGQYWPSIYHTMSSPCSAMAYHHDSRRIFVGQDNGAIMEFHISEDFNKMNFVKTYPAHQNRVSAITFCLTSEWVISTGHDKCISWMCTRSGSMLGRHYFTSWASCLQYDYETQHAFVGDYSGQITLLKLEQNTCSLITTLKGHEGSITSLWWDPVQRLLFSGASDHSIIMWDIGGRKGRTLLLQGHHDKVQAICYIQLTRQLVSCSADGGIAVWNMDISREEAPQWLESDSCQKCEQPFFWNIKQMWDTKTLGLRQHHCRKCGQAVCGKCSTKRSSYPIMGFEFQVRVCDSCFESIKDEDRTSLATFHEGKHNISHMSMDISRGLMVTCGSDRIVKIWDMTPVVGCSLATGFSSR, from the exons ATGGCGGCGGAGATCCACTCGCGGCCGCAGAGCAGCCGGCCCGTCCTGCTCAGCAAGGTCGAGGGGCACCAGGACGTGGTGAGCGCCGCGCTCCTCATCCCCAAGGAGGACGGGGTCATCACGGCCAGCGAGGACAG AACAATACGAGTATGGCTGAAGAGAGACAGCGGACAGTACTGGCCCAGTATCTATCACACCATGTCAT CGCCATGTTCAGCCATGGCTTATCATCATGACAGCAGACGAATATTTGTAGGTCAGGATAATGGAGCTATCATG GAGTTTCATATTTCAGAGGACTTTAATAAGATGAACTTTGTGAAGACCTATCCAG ctcATCAGAATCGAGTGTCTGCTATTACTTTCTGCCTGACATCAGAGTGGGTTATCAGCACTGGTCATGACAAGTGTATCAGCTGGATGTGCACCAGGAGTGGGAGTATGCTGGGGAGACATTACTTCACCTCTTGGGCTTCATGTCTACA ATATGATTATGAAACTCAGCATGCATTCGTTGGTGATTATTCTGGACAGATCACTCTCCTGAAGCTTGAGCAGAATACATGCTCGCTTATCACAACGCTCAAAGGGCATGAAG GGAGTATTACTTCCCTGTGGTGGGATCCTGTTCAACGACTGCTCTTCTCAGGTGCTTCTGATCACAGCATTATCATGTGGGATATCGGTGGAAGGAAGGGGCGAACACTACTGCTCCAGGGACATCA TGACAAGGTGCAGGCTATCTGTTACATCCAACTGACACGGCAGCTGGTATCTTGTTCAGCTGATGGAGGAATTGCTGTTTGGAATATGGATATCAGCCGAGAAGAG GCTCCTCAGTGGCTAGAAAGTGATTCCTGTCAGAAGTGTGAACAACCTTTCTTCTGGAATATAAAGCAAATGTGGGACACAAAGACTTTAGGCTTGAGACAG CATCATTGCAGAAAATGTGGACAAGCAGTGTGTGGCAAGTGCAGTACCAAACGGTCAAGTTACCCAATCATGGGATTTGAGTTCCAGGTCCGTGTCTGTGATTCCTGCTTTGAGTCAATCAAGGATGAAGA CCGTACTTCCTTGGCAACCTTTCATGAAGGAAAACACAACATTTCACACATGTCCATGGACATCTCCAGAGGGCTAATGGTGACTTGTGGGAGCGACCGGATTGTGAAG atcTGGGACATGACGCCAGTAGTTGGTTGTAGCCTTGCAACTGGCTTCTCTTCACGCTGA
- the WDFY1 gene encoding WD repeat and FYVE domain-containing protein 1 isoform X4, with the protein MSSPCSAMAYHHDSRRIFVGQDNGAIMEFHISEDFNKMNFVKTYPAHQNRVSAITFCLTSEWVISTGHDKCISWMCTRSGSMLGRHYFTSWASCLQYDYETQHAFVGDYSGQITLLKLEQNTCSLITTLKGHEGSITSLWWDPVQRLLFSGASDHSIIMWDIGGRKGRTLLLQGHHDKVQAICYIQLTRQLVSCSADGGIAVWNMDISREEAPQWLESDSCQKCEQPFFWNIKQMWDTKTLGLRQHHCRKCGQAVCGKCSTKRSSYPIMGFEFQVRVCDSCFESIKDEDRTSLATFHEGKHNISHMSMDISRGLMVTCGSDRIVKIWDMTPVVGCSLATGFSSR; encoded by the exons ATGTCAT CGCCATGTTCAGCCATGGCTTATCATCATGACAGCAGACGAATATTTGTAGGTCAGGATAATGGAGCTATCATG GAGTTTCATATTTCAGAGGACTTTAATAAGATGAACTTTGTGAAGACCTATCCAG ctcATCAGAATCGAGTGTCTGCTATTACTTTCTGCCTGACATCAGAGTGGGTTATCAGCACTGGTCATGACAAGTGTATCAGCTGGATGTGCACCAGGAGTGGGAGTATGCTGGGGAGACATTACTTCACCTCTTGGGCTTCATGTCTACA ATATGATTATGAAACTCAGCATGCATTCGTTGGTGATTATTCTGGACAGATCACTCTCCTGAAGCTTGAGCAGAATACATGCTCGCTTATCACAACGCTCAAAGGGCATGAAG GGAGTATTACTTCCCTGTGGTGGGATCCTGTTCAACGACTGCTCTTCTCAGGTGCTTCTGATCACAGCATTATCATGTGGGATATCGGTGGAAGGAAGGGGCGAACACTACTGCTCCAGGGACATCA TGACAAGGTGCAGGCTATCTGTTACATCCAACTGACACGGCAGCTGGTATCTTGTTCAGCTGATGGAGGAATTGCTGTTTGGAATATGGATATCAGCCGAGAAGAG GCTCCTCAGTGGCTAGAAAGTGATTCCTGTCAGAAGTGTGAACAACCTTTCTTCTGGAATATAAAGCAAATGTGGGACACAAAGACTTTAGGCTTGAGACAG CATCATTGCAGAAAATGTGGACAAGCAGTGTGTGGCAAGTGCAGTACCAAACGGTCAAGTTACCCAATCATGGGATTTGAGTTCCAGGTCCGTGTCTGTGATTCCTGCTTTGAGTCAATCAAGGATGAAGA CCGTACTTCCTTGGCAACCTTTCATGAAGGAAAACACAACATTTCACACATGTCCATGGACATCTCCAGAGGGCTAATGGTGACTTGTGGGAGCGACCGGATTGTGAAG atcTGGGACATGACGCCAGTAGTTGGTTGTAGCCTTGCAACTGGCTTCTCTTCACGCTGA
- the WDFY1 gene encoding WD repeat and FYVE domain-containing protein 1 isoform X2 → MAAEIHSRPQSSRPVLLSKVEGHQDVVSAALLIPKEDGVITASEDRTIRVWLKRDSGQYWPSIYHTMSSPCSAMAYHHDSRRIFVGQDNGAIMEFHISEDFNKMNFVKTYPAHQNRVSAITFCLTSEWVISTGHDKCISWMCTRSGSMLGRHYFTSWASCLQYDYETQHAFVGDYSGQITLLKLEQNTCSLITTLKGHEGSITSLWWDPVQRLLFSGASDHSIIMWDIGGRKGRTLLLQGHHDKVQAICYIQLTRQLVSCSADGGIAVWNMDISREEAPQWLESDSCQKCEQPFFWNIKQMWDTKTLGLRQHHCRKCGQAVCGKCSTKRSSYPIMGFEFQVRVCDSCFESIKDEESRVETYLSQDFCSAVLPWQPFMKENTTFHTCPWTSPEG, encoded by the exons ATGGCGGCGGAGATCCACTCGCGGCCGCAGAGCAGCCGGCCCGTCCTGCTCAGCAAGGTCGAGGGGCACCAGGACGTGGTGAGCGCCGCGCTCCTCATCCCCAAGGAGGACGGGGTCATCACGGCCAGCGAGGACAG AACAATACGAGTATGGCTGAAGAGAGACAGCGGACAGTACTGGCCCAGTATCTATCACACCATGTCAT CGCCATGTTCAGCCATGGCTTATCATCATGACAGCAGACGAATATTTGTAGGTCAGGATAATGGAGCTATCATG GAGTTTCATATTTCAGAGGACTTTAATAAGATGAACTTTGTGAAGACCTATCCAG ctcATCAGAATCGAGTGTCTGCTATTACTTTCTGCCTGACATCAGAGTGGGTTATCAGCACTGGTCATGACAAGTGTATCAGCTGGATGTGCACCAGGAGTGGGAGTATGCTGGGGAGACATTACTTCACCTCTTGGGCTTCATGTCTACA ATATGATTATGAAACTCAGCATGCATTCGTTGGTGATTATTCTGGACAGATCACTCTCCTGAAGCTTGAGCAGAATACATGCTCGCTTATCACAACGCTCAAAGGGCATGAAG GGAGTATTACTTCCCTGTGGTGGGATCCTGTTCAACGACTGCTCTTCTCAGGTGCTTCTGATCACAGCATTATCATGTGGGATATCGGTGGAAGGAAGGGGCGAACACTACTGCTCCAGGGACATCA TGACAAGGTGCAGGCTATCTGTTACATCCAACTGACACGGCAGCTGGTATCTTGTTCAGCTGATGGAGGAATTGCTGTTTGGAATATGGATATCAGCCGAGAAGAG GCTCCTCAGTGGCTAGAAAGTGATTCCTGTCAGAAGTGTGAACAACCTTTCTTCTGGAATATAAAGCAAATGTGGGACACAAAGACTTTAGGCTTGAGACAG CATCATTGCAGAAAATGTGGACAAGCAGTGTGTGGCAAGTGCAGTACCAAACGGTCAAGTTACCCAATCATGGGATTTGAGTTCCAGGTCCGTGTCTGTGATTCCTGCTTTGAGTCAATCAAGGATGAAGA ATCTAGAGTTGAAACATACCTGTCTCAAGATTTCTGTTCAG CCGTACTTCCTTGGCAACCTTTCATGAAGGAAAACACAACATTTCACACATGTCCATGGACATCTCCAGAGGGCTAA
- the WDFY1 gene encoding WD repeat and FYVE domain-containing protein 1 isoform X3, with the protein MAAEIHSRPQSSRPVLLSKVEGHQDVVSAALLIPKEDGVITASEDRTIRVWLKRDSGQYWPSIYHTMSSPCSAMAYHHDSRRIFVGQDNGAIMEFHISEDFNKMNFVKTYPAHQNRVSAITFCLTSEWVISTGHDKCISWMCTRSGSMLGRHYFTSWASCLQYDYETQHAFVGDYSGQITLLKLEQNTCSLITTLKGHEGSITSLWWDPVQRLLFSGASDHSIIMWDIGGRKGRTLLLQGHHDKVQAICYIQLTRQLVSCSADGGIAVWNMDISREEAPQWLESDSCQKCEQPFFWNIKQMWDTKTLGLRQHHCRKCGQAVCGKCSTKRSSYPIMGFEFQVRVCDSCFESIKDEDPDLELKHTCLKISVQPYFLGNLS; encoded by the exons ATGGCGGCGGAGATCCACTCGCGGCCGCAGAGCAGCCGGCCCGTCCTGCTCAGCAAGGTCGAGGGGCACCAGGACGTGGTGAGCGCCGCGCTCCTCATCCCCAAGGAGGACGGGGTCATCACGGCCAGCGAGGACAG AACAATACGAGTATGGCTGAAGAGAGACAGCGGACAGTACTGGCCCAGTATCTATCACACCATGTCAT CGCCATGTTCAGCCATGGCTTATCATCATGACAGCAGACGAATATTTGTAGGTCAGGATAATGGAGCTATCATG GAGTTTCATATTTCAGAGGACTTTAATAAGATGAACTTTGTGAAGACCTATCCAG ctcATCAGAATCGAGTGTCTGCTATTACTTTCTGCCTGACATCAGAGTGGGTTATCAGCACTGGTCATGACAAGTGTATCAGCTGGATGTGCACCAGGAGTGGGAGTATGCTGGGGAGACATTACTTCACCTCTTGGGCTTCATGTCTACA ATATGATTATGAAACTCAGCATGCATTCGTTGGTGATTATTCTGGACAGATCACTCTCCTGAAGCTTGAGCAGAATACATGCTCGCTTATCACAACGCTCAAAGGGCATGAAG GGAGTATTACTTCCCTGTGGTGGGATCCTGTTCAACGACTGCTCTTCTCAGGTGCTTCTGATCACAGCATTATCATGTGGGATATCGGTGGAAGGAAGGGGCGAACACTACTGCTCCAGGGACATCA TGACAAGGTGCAGGCTATCTGTTACATCCAACTGACACGGCAGCTGGTATCTTGTTCAGCTGATGGAGGAATTGCTGTTTGGAATATGGATATCAGCCGAGAAGAG GCTCCTCAGTGGCTAGAAAGTGATTCCTGTCAGAAGTGTGAACAACCTTTCTTCTGGAATATAAAGCAAATGTGGGACACAAAGACTTTAGGCTTGAGACAG CATCATTGCAGAAAATGTGGACAAGCAGTGTGTGGCAAGTGCAGTACCAAACGGTCAAGTTACCCAATCATGGGATTTGAGTTCCAGGTCCGTGTCTGTGATTCCTGCTTTGAGTCAATCAAGGATGAAGA cCCAGATCTAGAGTTGAAACATACCTGTCTCAAGATTTCTGTTCAG CCGTACTTCCTTGGCAACCTTTCATGA